A portion of the bacterium genome contains these proteins:
- a CDS encoding maleylpyruvate isomerase N-terminal domain-containing protein, whose translation MADRHMILQDNARELERIKALVGGMKEGDYAKLLPNGWTITQALAHLAFWDLSQVARLERYIQKGVKPVSLDFEAINEPLAKVAEGLPPAAAAELVVDAAEAADRVVEMLTQAQFDELVGSGLERNLHRAQHRRAHLPKIEEALK comes from the coding sequence ATGGCGGACCGTCACATGATCCTGCAGGACAACGCGAGGGAATTGGAGCGCATCAAGGCCCTGGTGGGCGGCATGAAGGAAGGCGACTACGCCAAGCTGCTTCCCAACGGCTGGACCATCACCCAGGCCCTGGCCCATCTGGCCTTTTGGGACCTGAGCCAAGTGGCCCGCCTGGAGCGCTATATCCAAAAGGGCGTGAAGCCCGTCTCGCTCGATTTCGAGGCCATCAACGAACCCTTGGCCAAGGTCGCCGAAGGGTTGCCGCCCGCCGCGGCGGCGGAGCTGGTGGTGGACGCCGCCGAGGCCGCGGACCGGGTGGTGGAAATGCTCACCCAGGCCCAATTCGACGAACTGGTCGGTTCGGGGTTGGAGCGCAACCTCCACCGCGCCCAGCACCGCCGGGCCCACCTGCCCAAGATCGAGGAAGCGCTCAAGTAA
- a CDS encoding Fic family protein: MEFKPHLPFDGLPPLPPLSFNSLIKHPNVLSELVHAEKELSYLKGLCGFAPNPMVFLSLPMIRESVASLEIEALQTTVNDVIQGQMFPDEQKSPAAEKAIQYLDAIKWGFNNLRSYQLTHKLICGVQERVLGTKEGYRRTPNAIQTKNIPPKTIYTPPIASLIPQKMSNWERFANTSDPKIVGSSLIRAVLCHYQFEAIHPFGDGNGRTGRILLVLHLVQEGLLTHPILNVSEYLNKKRPIYYHSLLGVTKNRAWQRFTLFMLRAITRQAQSTSELILKLKKEHEYFNERLKSKFPKIFNSKLPDHIFENIYTSPSFVERAGIMSRVTASNHLNKLSKSELLMVIEKGTYRFFCIPKVYELLNTKKADE; the protein is encoded by the coding sequence ATGGAATTTAAGCCTCATCTCCCATTCGATGGTCTCCCGCCCTTACCTCCGTTGTCTTTTAATTCGTTAATTAAACATCCAAACGTTTTAAGCGAATTAGTCCATGCTGAAAAAGAGTTGTCCTATTTGAAAGGGTTGTGTGGATTTGCACCCAATCCAATGGTTTTCTTATCGTTGCCGATGATCCGAGAATCGGTGGCCAGTCTGGAAATAGAGGCCTTACAAACGACAGTAAACGATGTCATTCAAGGACAGATGTTCCCCGATGAACAAAAATCTCCGGCGGCGGAAAAAGCAATTCAATATTTGGATGCCATCAAATGGGGGTTTAATAATTTAAGAAGTTATCAGTTAACACATAAATTGATTTGTGGAGTGCAAGAGCGCGTACTTGGTACCAAAGAAGGTTATCGAAGAACACCGAATGCTATTCAGACCAAAAACATTCCTCCTAAAACCATTTATACCCCTCCGATAGCGTCATTAATTCCACAAAAAATGAGCAATTGGGAAAGATTTGCCAACACATCAGATCCTAAGATTGTTGGTTCATCTTTGATAAGAGCGGTTCTTTGTCACTATCAATTTGAGGCCATTCACCCGTTTGGAGATGGCAATGGAAGAACCGGACGTATTCTTTTGGTCTTACATCTTGTTCAGGAAGGATTGCTGACGCATCCAATTTTAAATGTGAGTGAATATTTGAATAAAAAAAGGCCGATCTATTATCACTCTCTCTTGGGTGTGACAAAAAATAGAGCTTGGCAGAGATTTACGTTATTCATGTTGAGAGCGATAACAAGACAAGCGCAGTCCACTTCTGAATTGATTCTAAAACTGAAAAAGGAGCACGAGTATTTTAACGAGAGGTTAAAGTCGAAATTTCCGAAGATTTTTAATTCGAAATTGCCCGACCATATATTTGAAAATATTTATACGAGTCCATCTTTTGTAGAAAGAGCTGGAATTATGAGCAGGGTTACCGCATCTAATCATTTAAATAAACTTTCAAAGTCCGAACTTTTAATGGTAATAGAAAAGGGAACATACAGATTTTTTTGTATCCCGAAAGTTTATGAGTTGTTAAACACCAAGAAGGCCGATGAATGA
- a CDS encoding YciI family protein, which yields MKAVIFYEMAPGKTREDAMALYPRHEAHLTPFITRKDILAVGPFADGLGSMGIFKDRAAAEAFVKDDPFVLEGIVGRHTIRDWNDNLLV from the coding sequence ATGAAAGCTGTCATTTTTTATGAAATGGCCCCGGGCAAGACCCGGGAGGACGCCATGGCGCTCTATCCGCGTCACGAAGCCCATTTGACGCCCTTCATCACGCGGAAGGACATCCTCGCCGTCGGGCCCTTCGCCGACGGGTTGGGCTCCATGGGCATCTTCAAGGACCGCGCCGCGGCCGAGGCCTTCGTCAAGGACGATCCCTTCGTTCTCGAAGGCATCGTGGGAAGGCACACGATCCGCGATTGGAACGATAATCTCCTCGTCTAG
- a CDS encoding putative metal-dependent hydrolase, translating to MEAPQYPVGPNPKPEDQPSRETLIGIIEAAPQALRQAVAGLTDAQLDTKYKNWTIRQIAHHLADSHVNSYVRFKWALTEDNPTIKAYDENKWSDLEESRTGSLDATLALFEGLHRQWVQLLRTMTEEQFQRTFHHPVYNRTQSLASALGTYAWHCRHHTGQILWMRENKRV from the coding sequence ATGGAAGCCCCCCAATATCCCGTCGGCCCCAATCCCAAGCCCGAGGACCAGCCTTCCCGGGAGACCTTGATCGGGATCATCGAAGCCGCTCCCCAGGCCCTGCGCCAAGCGGTGGCGGGCCTGACCGACGCCCAATTGGACACCAAGTATAAGAATTGGACCATCCGCCAGATCGCCCACCACCTGGCCGACAGCCATGTGAACAGCTATGTCCGCTTCAAATGGGCGCTGACCGAAGACAACCCGACCATCAAAGCCTATGACGAGAACAAATGGTCGGACCTGGAGGAATCGAGGACGGGCTCCCTGGACGCCACCCTGGCCCTCTTCGAGGGTCTGCACCGCCAATGGGTGCAGTTGTTAAGGACGATGACGGAGGAGCAGTTCCAGCGGACCTTCCACCACCCGGTCTACAACCGCACCCAATCCCTGGCCAGTGCCTTGGGCACCTATGCCTGGCATTGCCGACACCACACCGGGCAGATCCTCTGGATGCGGGAGAACAAGCGGGTCTAG
- a CDS encoding serine hydrolase domain-containing protein yields MKHPALSWAFGSFLLVYPLGAQTPVVTPAPSPTPYPYTDDQLKTDLSRFIKEQMNKEHVKGLSIVLVEGGRIVWAEGFGEADKDVPAKAETRYALGGLSRVFTAAEVMSLVERGKLGLDRPIEQVLPDFRIQSRFKKTRPITPRALLADHSGLPGFFLKGLWVEDPTDLAGFVEELKTDHLYDPPQSRYRYSYTDYDLLGRLVEVQRRTSFPEAVKRDLFDQLGMEDSAFEPPVPGVGTARGHLPDGADLKALLRDVPAAGMVSSARDLGKFMAYLLGGPAHGPLKARTVRSFFTPQYPGLPLDFGHVMGLGWNLNGFPVEGMETAWCDGTYPGYFASMTLLRPEGLGVAVLSNSMEAGKIADALSQRVLKLALQTKWSVKLDLAQKKIEMPKTVEVPQGALQAFAGVYSALGQVAPITAKDKCLGIEFQGHGLDLLPVSQDTFIPHLMILIFPIDLPQYPLTFTKAGGREVALLGGFHFPIPLEKIQPAPIPAIWKAREGDYLLENSDGQIDFSRVRLTEREGFLTVDLKVSFRSLGIKDWEFQVAVLPLSDQDLLVPGLFYGDGGTLHLQEDGNGVPRVYYSGYWFKKAWAGREAHPTPYPTVR; encoded by the coding sequence ATGAAACACCCCGCCCTTTCCTGGGCTTTCGGGTCCTTCCTGCTCGTCTATCCCCTGGGGGCCCAAACCCCTGTCGTCACTCCCGCCCCCTCGCCGACCCCTTACCCCTACACCGACGACCAACTGAAGACCGATCTTTCCCGCTTCATCAAGGAACAGATGAACAAGGAGCATGTGAAGGGGTTGAGCATCGTCCTGGTGGAGGGCGGCAGGATCGTCTGGGCCGAGGGCTTCGGGGAGGCGGACAAGGATGTCCCCGCCAAGGCCGAGACCCGTTACGCGCTAGGGGGCTTGTCGCGGGTCTTCACCGCCGCGGAGGTCATGAGCCTGGTCGAAAGGGGAAAGCTGGGCCTGGACCGTCCGATCGAACAGGTGCTACCCGATTTCCGCATCCAAAGCCGTTTCAAGAAGACCCGACCCATCACGCCCCGGGCGCTCTTGGCCGACCACTCGGGACTTCCCGGGTTCTTCCTCAAGGGGCTTTGGGTGGAAGACCCCACGGACCTGGCGGGCTTCGTGGAGGAACTCAAGACCGACCACCTCTATGATCCGCCCCAAAGCCGCTACCGTTACTCCTATACCGACTACGATCTGCTGGGCCGGCTCGTCGAGGTCCAGCGCAGGACGTCCTTCCCCGAGGCGGTGAAGCGGGACCTGTTCGACCAACTGGGAATGGAGGACTCGGCTTTCGAACCCCCGGTGCCCGGTGTCGGCACGGCGCGGGGGCACCTGCCCGATGGGGCGGACCTCAAGGCCCTATTGCGGGACGTGCCGGCGGCGGGCATGGTGTCCTCGGCCCGGGACCTGGGGAAGTTCATGGCCTATCTCCTCGGCGGCCCGGCCCACGGACCCTTGAAGGCCCGCACGGTCCGGTCCTTTTTCACCCCCCAATACCCGGGGCTCCCGCTCGACTTCGGTCATGTCATGGGGCTGGGTTGGAACCTGAACGGGTTCCCCGTGGAGGGCATGGAGACGGCCTGGTGCGACGGGACCTATCCGGGTTATTTCGCCTCCATGACCCTGCTTCGACCCGAGGGGTTGGGTGTGGCGGTCCTCTCTAATTCGATGGAGGCGGGCAAGATCGCCGATGCCTTATCCCAGAGGGTCCTGAAGCTGGCTTTGCAAACCAAGTGGTCCGTTAAGCTCGACCTAGCCCAAAAGAAGATCGAGATGCCCAAGACGGTGGAGGTGCCGCAAGGGGCCCTGCAGGCCTTCGCGGGGGTCTATTCGGCCTTGGGCCAGGTGGCCCCCATCACCGCCAAGGACAAGTGCCTGGGCATCGAGTTCCAAGGCCACGGCCTGGACCTCCTCCCGGTCTCCCAGGACACCTTCATCCCCCACCTGATGATCCTCATCTTCCCCATCGACCTGCCCCAATATCCCCTGACCTTCACGAAGGCGGGTGGCCGGGAAGTGGCATTGCTCGGAGGGTTCCATTTCCCCATCCCGTTGGAGAAGATCCAGCCGGCGCCGATCCCGGCGATCTGGAAGGCCCGGGAAGGGGATTACCTGTTGGAGAACTCCGACGGCCAGATCGACTTCTCGAGGGTGAGGCTCACCGAACGGGAAGGGTTCCTGACCGTGGACCTGAAGGTCTCCTTCCGGTCCCTGGGGATCAAGGATTGGGAGTTCCAGGTGGCCGTCCTGCCGCTTTCGGACCAGGACCTGCTGGTCCCGGGGCTCTTTTATGGCGATGGCGGGACCTTGCACCTGCAAGAGGACGGGAACGGCGTGCCCCGGGTCTATTACTCGGGCTATTGGTTCAAGAAGGCCTGGGCCGGGCGCGAGGCGCATCCGACCCCCTATCCCACGGTGCGCTGA